The region TTCCAAtcagaaaaatattgaaataccattttttttagcCCGGGTCATAGTAACCTTTTGCCAACTCCCAGCTGTCTGTCAAAGCATAGCCCTAAGGCCGGAAACGTTTCTAGTCATTCGAAATAGAAACCTTGTGCCGAGCACACATCCccctccaaaaaaaagtaagtttaaaaatctgaaaaaaaaaacaaaaaaaaaatgaaaaaaaatatataaaaaagtaaaatttcataagtaaaaaaaataaaatttcataaaaatgaaataaaaaaaaagtgaaaaaaaaaagaaagtgaaAATAGTTTTTGTGAGCTTTCGGTTAACCTTTTCAATTCTTTTTGATCCTGCAGATTGCTGCCTTCCAAAAGCCTTTCAAGAAGCAAATAAACCGCAAATAGTCCTGTAACAATGGCTGATATTAATAAAATGCTGGTGTTATTAGTTAGTAAGTACATTCTCGATAATTCATCCCAAATGCTGGATTTATTTTCATAACAGGTATCGTCTTGGTAACGATGAGCCCCTTTCCCGGTCAGTGCCTGACATTGCAGCGTTCTCAGAACGCATCTACATGCAACCAGACCACTGTCGCTCTTACCACTGCCGCTCTTACCACAGAGCCACCGAAGGTAGAGACCATTCAAGCGGTTGCTATCAACTCAACCACTACCATCATGTCAAAGGATGACAACTCCACTACTCCAAAGATCGCCACAGCGGTGCCGATCAAAATCGTCCCTGTGAACAAGACCAGGGCCTCTGGAAAGGTCGAGCTGCATCGCCCAAAGCGCCGCATGGAGCTGGACGAGCCACGCAAGCCCCACCACAAGCGTCGCCACCAGGGTGTGGCAGACGCAGGCGCGGTTGCCCATGGCACTCCACTTGCTGTCCCCCTGGATGCGCCTATGTCCCCCTCTCCGCCACCATCGCCCTTTGTCTACTACAACAAGATGGTCTCGCCGGACGGCCAACACGAAGTGAAAGAGTTCGAGCTGCTGGCTCCCAACATGGTGATCGAGAGTGTGCAACAGGAGATGAACTACGGACCAGAGGTGCTGCCGCCTGAGCTGGCCGGAGTGCTCCTGCTGAATGCAGCGGAGAACGTACCACACGCCCACTCTGGTGGCTCAAAGCATCACCATAAGCACAAGTCTTCGCAGGCCCTGCCGCCAATGCTGTACATGCTGCAGCAGCTCTTGCAGCCTGCTCTTGAGGGTAACGACATGGTGGTGGAGCCACCAAAGGAACCACGCAACAGGATGAACTCGCCTCTTTACCAGTTCCTCGACGGAGCAATGGACGTAGCCTTGCGCAACAACCAGGACCTGGTCCTGGAGCACCTCCTGGGAGATCACCTGGAGCTCGAGCACGAGAAGGAGATGGAGCCTAAGAGAAATGCCAAGGACAAACTTAATGGAAAGAAAACCAAGAAGGAGGAGTACAAGAAGGACATGTTCATCCCAAACGAGGTGCAGGACGAGCTATTGGTCAGCTGCCCCATTCACCATGAAATTCATCCAAACCGCGATGGAGACATGGTCGACGACGAGGTGGTTCTGGTTAACGAATGTCATGTGGTCTAAGTTAGGGTTAAGGAATGGGTTATATGGGGTACTTGGTATATGGAGCAGTTTTTTTCGATCAAaggtttttctaaatttttaggtttttctGTTTGGTCCCTGGGCGTAATATTAGGCAAGGTCGAGCTTAAATTGTTAAATGTTTATGTTCATGTTCTGTATTTTCCAGTTTTTCATAACCACAACTTTTTGGaggggaattataaaaataaaactacacaCACAAACTAAAGACTTTcttctttggcaaaaataaccTTGGAATAAATAGAAATCTCTTTGGTTGGATAATAAACCTTCGGGAATGCCATTACCATGCAGATTGGCCATTGTTACACTCTCTAACAAACGTCAAACTTTTGCTAC is a window of Drosophila bipectinata strain 14024-0381.07 chromosome 2R, DbipHiC1v2, whole genome shotgun sequence DNA encoding:
- the LOC108132039 gene encoding uncharacterized protein, translating into MADINKMLVLLVSIVLVTMSPFPGQCLTLQRSQNASTCNQTTVALTTAALTTEPPKVETIQAVAINSTTTIMSKDDNSTTPKIATAVPIKIVPVNKTRASGKVELHRPKRRMELDEPRKPHHKRRHQGVADAGAVAHGTPLAVPLDAPMSPSPPPSPFVYYNKMVSPDGQHEVKEFELLAPNMVIESVQQEMNYGPEVLPPELAGVLLLNAAENVPHAHSGGSKHHHKHKSSQALPPMLYMLQQLLQPALEGNDMVVEPPKEPRNRMNSPLYQFLDGAMDVALRNNQDLVLEHLLGDHLELEHEKEMEPKRNAKDKLNGKKTKKEEYKKDMFIPNEVQDELLVSCPIHHEIHPNRDGDMVDDEVVLVNECHVV